A region from the Flavobacteriales bacterium genome encodes:
- the pbpC gene encoding penicillin-binding protein 1C, whose product MAVAFGWARFCPLPDLFDAPTSTVLLDKDGRLLCANVASDGQWRFAPTDPLPTRFVTCLVQFEDRNFRHHRGIYLPALFRAVRQNLTSGRVVSGGSTLTMQLARLSYRDPDRSVGQKLKEMILAVRIELQHPKDDILRMYAAKAPFGGNVVGVEAAAWRWFGKPLNELGWAESATLAVLPNAPSQVYPGKGHEALRRKRNGLLDRLMDIGVLDSLSCRLAKEEPLPGKALPLPMLAPHLMGTLAANGSGGKTTRTTLDAHLQQRATEAIAQFSPALEANEVHNAAMIVLEVRTGNVVAYVGNSPAAGNAHAGAVDIIRSRRSTGSLLKPFLYADMLQHGELLPDMLVADVPTHYAGFAPRNTDGQFRGAVKASKALSRSLNVPAVRALKKHGVARTLKTLQAMGLTSLNKGADHYGLSLVVGGGEASLWELAGAYASMARVLDQYGRDTGNGTITPVHPPLVHQASTPERIAEYPTAPPLTAGSIHFTLEALRQTDRPELQSGWRNFSGAQPIAWKTGTSSGHRDAWAIGVTSKWCVAVWTGNASGEGRPGNTGTLAAAPLMFGMFGMLPPGPALDPPFDDMARVPVCNRSGHRASIDCDAVDSLWIPSQGMRSPVCPYHRSVMVDGSGLYLSNGGEGAQRRSWFVLPPAMEHYAAALDPTYLPMPSWPDGAGPGLGEAPFAMIYPEPGTRLLIPLELDGSAGNAVFEATHRTLNGRLFWHLDGTYLGTTTGDHRMALHPGPGEHRFTLADASGAALNIPFSVVTGVRPSQE is encoded by the coding sequence ATGGCCGTCGCCTTCGGGTGGGCCCGCTTTTGTCCGCTCCCGGACCTGTTCGATGCGCCCACGAGCACGGTCCTGCTGGACAAGGACGGGCGTCTGCTCTGTGCGAACGTGGCTTCCGACGGCCAGTGGCGTTTTGCCCCAACCGATCCCCTGCCGACGAGGTTCGTCACATGCCTTGTGCAGTTCGAGGACCGCAACTTCCGCCACCACCGGGGCATCTATTTGCCAGCCTTGTTCAGGGCGGTGCGCCAGAACCTGACCTCGGGCAGGGTAGTGAGCGGTGGCAGCACCCTCACCATGCAACTGGCCCGGCTCAGCTATCGTGATCCCGACCGTTCAGTCGGGCAGAAGTTGAAGGAGATGATATTGGCGGTTCGGATCGAGTTGCAGCACCCCAAGGACGATATCCTACGAATGTACGCAGCCAAGGCCCCTTTCGGCGGCAATGTGGTTGGGGTTGAAGCTGCGGCATGGCGCTGGTTCGGTAAGCCCCTCAACGAACTAGGGTGGGCTGAATCGGCCACGCTTGCGGTTCTGCCCAACGCACCTTCGCAGGTGTACCCTGGCAAAGGGCATGAAGCACTGCGCCGGAAGCGGAACGGGCTGCTGGATCGCTTGATGGACATCGGGGTCCTGGACAGCTTGTCGTGCCGTTTGGCCAAGGAAGAACCGTTGCCTGGGAAGGCGCTTCCACTGCCGATGCTAGCCCCACACCTCATGGGCACCCTGGCCGCTAACGGGAGCGGTGGCAAAACGACGCGCACCACGTTGGATGCACACTTGCAACAACGTGCCACGGAGGCCATCGCCCAATTCTCCCCTGCCCTGGAGGCGAACGAAGTGCACAACGCGGCAATGATCGTACTGGAGGTCCGCACCGGGAACGTCGTCGCCTATGTGGGCAACTCACCCGCGGCCGGGAATGCACATGCCGGCGCCGTCGATATCATACGCAGCCGACGGAGCACCGGCAGCCTACTTAAGCCGTTCCTGTACGCTGACATGTTGCAACACGGCGAATTGTTGCCCGACATGCTGGTGGCCGACGTACCCACCCACTACGCGGGTTTTGCCCCCCGTAACACCGATGGACAGTTCCGTGGAGCGGTGAAGGCGTCCAAGGCATTGTCCCGCTCCCTCAACGTCCCGGCAGTGAGAGCCTTGAAGAAGCACGGCGTGGCCCGCACGTTGAAAACACTGCAGGCAATGGGACTGACCTCATTGAACAAGGGCGCCGATCACTATGGTCTTTCGTTGGTGGTAGGTGGTGGTGAAGCATCGCTCTGGGAACTCGCCGGCGCCTATGCAAGCATGGCCCGTGTACTTGACCAGTATGGTCGGGACACCGGGAATGGCACAATTACCCCGGTTCACCCGCCCTTGGTTCACCAAGCCAGCACACCCGAGCGTATTGCAGAATACCCGACCGCCCCTCCCCTAACTGCCGGCAGCATCCATTTCACACTGGAGGCATTGCGCCAAACCGACCGGCCGGAATTGCAGAGCGGCTGGCGCAACTTCAGCGGTGCGCAGCCGATAGCCTGGAAGACCGGTACAAGTTCGGGGCATCGCGATGCGTGGGCCATTGGTGTGACGAGCAAGTGGTGTGTTGCAGTATGGACCGGCAACGCCAGTGGCGAGGGCCGACCGGGGAACACAGGAACCCTGGCGGCGGCCCCGCTCATGTTCGGGATGTTCGGCATGTTGCCGCCCGGACCCGCCTTGGACCCTCCGTTCGACGACATGGCCCGCGTGCCTGTTTGCAACCGGAGCGGCCACAGGGCGAGTATCGATTGCGATGCCGTGGACTCCCTTTGGATCCCTTCCCAAGGAATGCGGTCCCCGGTCTGCCCTTACCACCGATCGGTGATGGTGGATGGCAGTGGCCTATACCTGAGCAACGGCGGTGAAGGGGCCCAAAGACGGAGTTGGTTCGTACTACCACCGGCGATGGAACACTACGCCGCTGCGCTGGACCCGACCTACCTGCCCATGCCCTCTTGGCCCGATGGCGCGGGTCCGGGCCTGGGAGAAGCACCGTTCGCCATGATCTACCCCGAACCGGGCACGCGTTTGCTGATCCCGCTGGAACTGGACGGTAGTGCGGGCAATGCCGTGTTCGAGGCGACCCATAGAACGCTCAATGGCCGTTTGTTCTGGCACTTGGACGGCACCTACTTGGGAACAACCACGGGAGATCACAGGATGGCGTTGCACCCGGGGCCTGGAGAACACAGGTTTACCTTGGCCGACGCTTCCGGAGCTGCATTGAACATCCCTTTCAGCGTGGTGACCGGGGTGCGCCCCTCGCAAGAATGA
- a CDS encoding PDZ domain-containing protein produces MKISTVRLLPIAFIGLPILAAAQGNVPGGAGKLDALLYHISTRYVDSVDQDALVEKAIVAMLEDLDPHSVYIPKEELEQTNEPLKGNFEGVGIQFNIVRDTIYVVDAIAGGPSERLGIRAGDRIVKIDQENVAGIGMKNDGVMQRLRGKKGTKVNVEILRSGERSPLEFSITRDKIPIYSIEAGYMASPSVGYIKVSRFSATTMKEFREKLSELKAKGMVDLVLDLQGNGGGYLRTATDMADEFLGDRKLIVYQEGRSTPREDNYATNEGGFEKGRLVLLVDESSASASEIVAGAMQDWDRGLVVGRRTFGKGLVQRPVMLPDGSAVRLTVSRYYTPSGRCIQKPYEDGVEAYRAERAERLERGELTSADSIHASDTLRFFTMNKRVVYGGGGITPDVFVALDTTMSSALLGQLVRKGILNTVALDHVDRHRSKLLQQFPDVPAFDRGFAVDEALRNALRAAATKEGIEHDPEEYSRSAGLIELRLKALIARDLWNTGAYWEIINASNPVDRSYQRALEVLADDTFHRLGLAAH; encoded by the coding sequence ATGAAGATCAGCACAGTCCGCCTTCTGCCCATAGCGTTCATTGGTCTACCGATCCTCGCTGCGGCGCAGGGCAATGTTCCCGGCGGAGCGGGAAAGTTGGACGCCCTCCTCTACCACATCTCCACGCGCTATGTGGATTCTGTGGACCAGGACGCCCTCGTCGAGAAGGCGATCGTGGCCATGCTGGAGGACCTCGACCCGCATTCGGTGTACATCCCGAAAGAGGAACTTGAGCAGACCAACGAGCCGCTGAAGGGCAACTTCGAGGGGGTCGGTATCCAGTTCAACATCGTTCGGGACACCATCTACGTGGTGGATGCCATTGCAGGTGGCCCGAGCGAACGGTTGGGCATACGCGCTGGAGACCGCATCGTGAAGATCGACCAGGAGAACGTGGCCGGGATCGGAATGAAGAACGATGGTGTGATGCAGCGCCTGCGCGGAAAAAAAGGAACCAAGGTGAACGTGGAGATCCTGCGCAGCGGAGAACGGTCGCCGCTGGAATTCTCCATCACCCGCGACAAGATCCCCATCTACAGCATTGAGGCCGGTTACATGGCCTCCCCTTCCGTGGGCTACATCAAGGTGAGCCGCTTCAGTGCCACCACCATGAAGGAGTTCAGGGAAAAGCTGAGCGAACTGAAAGCCAAGGGCATGGTGGACCTGGTCCTTGACCTGCAAGGCAACGGCGGGGGCTACCTCCGCACAGCCACTGACATGGCGGACGAGTTCCTTGGCGACCGGAAGCTCATCGTTTACCAAGAAGGCCGGTCAACCCCAAGGGAGGACAATTACGCCACGAACGAAGGTGGTTTTGAGAAAGGGCGACTGGTGCTACTGGTGGATGAAAGCTCTGCCAGTGCAAGCGAGATCGTGGCGGGCGCCATGCAGGACTGGGACCGTGGCTTGGTGGTGGGGCGGCGAACGTTCGGCAAGGGCTTGGTGCAGCGCCCCGTGATGCTCCCCGATGGCAGTGCGGTGCGCCTGACGGTGAGCCGCTATTACACCCCGAGCGGTCGTTGCATCCAAAAACCCTACGAGGACGGCGTGGAAGCATACAGAGCGGAGCGCGCTGAACGCTTGGAGCGTGGTGAACTCACCTCAGCGGACAGCATCCATGCTTCCGACACCTTGCGCTTCTTCACCATGAACAAGAGGGTCGTGTACGGTGGTGGTGGTATCACCCCGGATGTCTTCGTGGCGCTGGACACGACGATGAGCAGCGCGTTGCTCGGCCAACTGGTGCGCAAAGGCATCCTCAACACCGTGGCATTGGATCATGTGGACCGCCATCGCTCCAAGCTGCTGCAACAGTTCCCTGACGTGCCAGCGTTCGATCGGGGCTTCGCGGTTGACGAAGCGTTGCGCAACGCGCTCCGAGCAGCAGCCACCAAAGAAGGCATCGAGCATGATCCGGAGGAGTACTCGCGCAGCGCGGGGCTCATCGAGCTCCGGCTCAAAGCTCTCATTGCCCGTGATCTTTGGAACACCGGTGCCTACTGGGAGATCATCAACGCCAGCAATCCCGTGGACCGCAGCTATCAGCGGGCCTTGGAAGTGCTTGCCGACGACACGTTCCATCGGCTGGGCCTGGCAGCGCACTGA
- a CDS encoding DUF1573 domain-containing protein has product MGKGSFKADSSTADNLSSAAAATPANPNVVKADEKSTFDPINSTEQVDNGPKTTVQFANYDHDFGTINQDSENTHVFKFTNTGTEPLIIQSANGSCGCTVPDYPKEPIAPGSTGEIKVVYKPGKQKDAQNKTVTVIANTEPKQTTLRISANVKEVAG; this is encoded by the coding sequence ATGGGCAAAGGCAGCTTCAAGGCCGACAGCAGCACAGCCGATAACCTCAGCAGCGCAGCAGCCGCCACGCCCGCGAACCCCAACGTGGTGAAAGCCGACGAGAAGAGCACCTTCGATCCGATCAACAGCACCGAACAGGTGGACAACGGCCCGAAGACCACCGTCCAGTTCGCGAATTACGACCACGACTTCGGCACCATCAACCAAGACTCGGAGAACACCCACGTGTTCAAGTTCACCAACACCGGCACCGAACCGTTGATCATCCAGAGCGCCAACGGCAGCTGCGGTTGCACCGTGCCCGACTACCCGAAGGAGCCGATCGCCCCGGGTTCCACCGGCGAGATCAAAGTGGTGTACAAGCCCGGCAAGCAGAAGGACGCACAGAACAAGACCGTTACCGTGATCGCGAACACGGAGCCCAAGCAGACCACATTGCGCATCAGCGCGAACGTGAAGGAAGTGGCGGGCTAG
- a CDS encoding 4a-hydroxytetrahydrobiopterin dehydratase: protein MWTEKPDGLYRTFVFADFSEAFAFMARVALLAERTGHHPDWTNVYNRVHIKLNTHSAGGTVTDMDRKLAAAIDKLVP, encoded by the coding sequence ATGTGGACCGAAAAGCCCGATGGGCTCTACCGGACGTTCGTCTTCGCCGACTTCAGCGAGGCGTTCGCTTTCATGGCGCGTGTGGCACTGTTGGCCGAGCGCACGGGTCACCACCCCGACTGGACCAATGTGTACAACCGCGTGCACATCAAGCTGAACACGCACAGCGCTGGGGGCACGGTCACTGACATGGATCGCAAGTTGGCGGCCGCCATCGACAAGCTGGTGCCCTGA
- a CDS encoding S46 family peptidase, which yields MLNVPLKPHWLVAAAVVVVSSSRALAHEGMWLPTVLASVHDRMAAEGLKLSADDIYSANHSSLKDAIVLFGGGCTAEVISDRGLILTNHHCGFSAIQEHSSLDHDYLKDGFWAKEQKDELMNPGTTATFIVRMEDVTAAVLDALQTGASEAQRKEGISKISASLASNATEAGRYQAVVRPFNYGNQFILIVTETFRDVRLVGAPPSSIGNFGGDTDNWMWPRHTGDFSVFRIYSDKDGKPADPSADNVPLKPRHVLPICMDGVQEGDFAMIYGFPGQTQRYLSSYGVDYVMNTGDPLKIRMRRASLAVIDDAMLASDRTRIQYADKQKGIANAYKKWIGELRGLTELRALDTKREHEAEFRKRAAQASNTRGTAALDSLQAIYSTFPALAQARDLHVELYFVGPELFRFASSFLALSTTAGQEKLKAEGKLETELARLRAAAAAFHKDFDAAVDKRIFKAQFPIYRGALDPSLAPDLSQIDGKYKGNANAWADAVYATSLFADPAKLDAVLASAPKSMMKKLAKDPALVFSARLMAGYNGKVKPGFDAANERIAAHMRAFVKAQMELFPERTFWPDANSTLRLSFGQVEGSSPRDGVVYEPFTDLDGVLEKYRKDDPEFDLPQRLLDLHATKDFAPYSTTASMPVCFTSSLHTTGGNSGSPVLNGRGELIGINFDRSWESTMSDIQFDPNKCRNISADIRYVLFVIDKVCGAGHLVKEMNLVKREVPKTIQLPIHR from the coding sequence ATGCTGAACGTACCGTTGAAACCACATTGGTTGGTTGCTGCCGCCGTGGTCGTTGTTTCCTCTTCCCGCGCGCTCGCCCACGAAGGCATGTGGCTGCCAACCGTGCTCGCCAGCGTGCACGACCGCATGGCCGCTGAGGGTCTCAAGCTCAGTGCGGACGATATCTACAGTGCGAACCACAGTAGTTTGAAGGACGCGATAGTGCTGTTCGGTGGCGGGTGCACGGCCGAAGTGATCAGCGACCGTGGGCTGATCCTCACCAACCACCATTGCGGCTTCAGCGCCATCCAGGAACACAGTTCGCTGGACCATGACTACTTGAAAGATGGTTTTTGGGCAAAGGAGCAGAAGGATGAACTGATGAACCCCGGTACGACCGCCACCTTCATCGTGCGAATGGAAGATGTGACGGCGGCCGTGCTTGATGCACTTCAGACCGGTGCGAGCGAGGCACAGCGCAAGGAGGGGATCAGCAAGATCAGTGCAAGCCTGGCCTCCAACGCAACGGAGGCAGGGCGCTACCAAGCCGTGGTCCGTCCGTTCAACTACGGCAACCAGTTCATCCTCATCGTCACGGAAACGTTCCGCGATGTCCGCTTGGTGGGGGCCCCGCCCAGCAGCATCGGCAACTTCGGCGGCGACACCGACAACTGGATGTGGCCCCGGCACACAGGGGATTTCAGCGTTTTCAGGATCTATTCGGACAAGGACGGGAAGCCGGCCGACCCCTCAGCCGACAACGTGCCCCTGAAGCCCCGCCATGTACTGCCCATCTGCATGGACGGTGTGCAGGAGGGCGACTTCGCGATGATCTACGGCTTCCCCGGCCAGACGCAGCGTTACCTGAGCAGCTATGGCGTGGACTACGTGATGAACACCGGTGATCCGCTGAAGATCAGGATGCGTAGGGCAAGCCTCGCGGTGATCGATGATGCCATGCTGGCCAGCGATCGCACGCGCATCCAATACGCCGATAAGCAAAAGGGGATCGCCAACGCGTACAAGAAATGGATAGGTGAACTGCGTGGGCTAACGGAACTCCGTGCTTTGGACACCAAACGCGAGCACGAAGCTGAGTTCCGCAAACGCGCGGCGCAGGCGAGCAATACGCGTGGCACGGCCGCTCTCGATTCGTTGCAAGCCATCTACAGCACGTTCCCCGCGTTGGCCCAAGCGCGCGACCTGCACGTGGAGTTATACTTCGTCGGGCCGGAACTGTTCCGGTTCGCTTCCTCGTTCTTGGCCTTGTCAACCACCGCCGGTCAGGAGAAACTGAAAGCCGAAGGCAAACTCGAAACCGAGCTGGCGCGGCTACGGGCCGCTGCAGCGGCGTTCCACAAGGACTTCGATGCTGCGGTGGACAAGCGCATCTTCAAAGCGCAGTTCCCCATCTATCGTGGCGCGCTGGATCCGTCATTGGCGCCCGACTTGTCGCAGATCGATGGCAAGTACAAGGGCAACGCCAACGCTTGGGCCGATGCAGTGTACGCCACCTCGCTGTTCGCCGATCCAGCGAAGCTCGATGCAGTGCTCGCATCCGCTCCGAAGAGCATGATGAAGAAGCTCGCCAAAGATCCGGCGCTGGTCTTCTCGGCACGGTTGATGGCCGGCTACAACGGGAAGGTGAAGCCCGGCTTCGACGCAGCGAACGAGCGTATCGCAGCGCACATGCGTGCCTTTGTGAAGGCGCAGATGGAACTGTTCCCCGAACGCACCTTCTGGCCCGATGCGAACAGCACTTTGCGCCTCAGTTTCGGTCAGGTTGAAGGAAGCTCACCGAGGGACGGCGTGGTTTACGAGCCCTTCACCGATCTTGATGGTGTACTGGAGAAGTACCGGAAGGACGATCCCGAGTTCGACCTTCCCCAGCGGCTGCTGGATCTCCACGCCACCAAGGACTTCGCACCATACAGCACCACGGCAAGCATGCCCGTGTGTTTCACATCGTCCTTGCATACTACGGGTGGCAACAGTGGTAGTCCTGTACTGAACGGGAGAGGGGAGCTCATCGGCATCAACTTCGACCGTAGTTGGGAAAGCACCATGAGCGACATCCAGTTCGATCCGAACAAGTGCCGCAACATCAGCGCCGATATCCGCTATGTACTTTTCGTCATCGACAAGGTATGTGGGGCCGGACACCTGGTGAAAGAGATGAACCTTGTGAAGCGCGAGGTGCCCAAGACCATCCAACTTCCCATTCACCGCTGA
- a CDS encoding T9SS type A sorting domain-containing protein — MKNRFSLVAFGLVTAATGSAQLGPLDPTFGVDGVFLDDCGLNAPVVNDLALDANGDLIIAGTAFVNGTGDWSVSRLTPAGELDSTFGVNGTVTSNLPDHNEEGLRIWVQSDGKILLGARDFFNPLHFGCLVRLMPDGSPDPDFGVDGTLRFTHPNGSQVRLDDMILLPTGHIIVAYGWATAGLPSLHLIKFDPDGDLDTTFADGGALLINLPGSGGGAPRLTSAPNGDLIVISLNSWSGWQGTLAHRVDQNGDLLQQFGNAGVVVCDGAPSGYAHSGHDIKMDQQGRFLVVGEAHGAALPVLQWAARFNDDGSDDTTFGMNGAFVLDLASSIAGSVRRVLPMADGSIYLVCGDDDVNTLFTDAVMLKLDANGGLDPGFGSGGVLWFPASATTFLRSAVEQNNGQVVVAGHSGSGNRQVLASRLSGDLITAVDAPVPPSMQVAIAPNPTNGRVNIQFHLEQGSDVDLRLVDATGRTVHAPAIPNKFPAGFHNISADLTLLGAGGYWVMLRTGAGSAVEPVIVE, encoded by the coding sequence ATGAAAAACCGTTTTAGCCTGGTGGCATTCGGACTAGTGACCGCTGCCACGGGGAGTGCCCAACTCGGACCGCTCGATCCCACCTTCGGCGTTGATGGGGTATTCTTGGACGATTGCGGGTTGAACGCCCCGGTGGTGAACGACCTTGCTTTGGATGCCAACGGCGATCTGATCATCGCCGGGACTGCCTTCGTCAACGGAACAGGTGACTGGAGCGTTAGCAGACTGACCCCTGCCGGCGAACTCGACAGCACGTTCGGGGTCAACGGGACCGTGACCAGCAACCTTCCGGACCACAACGAAGAGGGACTGCGCATTTGGGTGCAATCGGATGGCAAGATCCTCTTGGGAGCACGGGATTTCTTCAACCCCCTTCACTTCGGTTGTCTCGTTCGCCTGATGCCCGATGGATCACCGGACCCCGACTTCGGTGTTGATGGAACGCTCAGGTTCACACATCCGAACGGATCACAGGTCCGATTGGACGACATGATCCTTTTGCCCACCGGGCACATCATCGTCGCCTATGGCTGGGCGACCGCGGGCCTCCCGAGCCTCCACCTCATCAAGTTCGATCCGGATGGTGACCTGGACACAACGTTCGCCGATGGAGGGGCATTGCTCATAAACCTGCCGGGCAGCGGAGGTGGAGCACCCCGGTTGACCAGCGCTCCCAATGGGGATCTGATCGTGATCAGCTTGAACTCATGGTCCGGGTGGCAAGGGACGCTTGCGCATCGGGTGGATCAGAATGGCGATCTGCTCCAACAATTCGGGAACGCCGGCGTGGTGGTTTGTGACGGTGCTCCCAGCGGTTATGCCCATAGTGGGCATGATATCAAGATGGACCAGCAAGGACGTTTTCTCGTTGTGGGCGAGGCCCATGGCGCAGCACTTCCGGTCTTGCAGTGGGCAGCTCGATTCAATGATGACGGCAGCGACGACACCACATTCGGGATGAACGGTGCTTTCGTTCTCGACCTTGCTTCCTCGATCGCTGGATCGGTCCGTCGGGTTTTGCCAATGGCCGACGGAAGCATCTACTTGGTCTGCGGCGACGATGACGTGAACACACTCTTCACTGACGCAGTGATGCTGAAGCTCGATGCCAATGGCGGACTTGATCCCGGCTTCGGCAGCGGAGGTGTTCTTTGGTTCCCAGCGTCGGCCACCACGTTCTTGAGATCCGCCGTCGAACAAAACAACGGGCAGGTCGTGGTAGCGGGCCATTCCGGCAGCGGCAACAGGCAGGTCCTCGCTTCCCGCTTGTCGGGGGATCTCATCACCGCCGTTGATGCTCCGGTCCCACCCTCCATGCAAGTCGCAATAGCACCGAACCCGACCAACGGGCGTGTGAACATCCAGTTCCATCTGGAGCAGGGTTCTGATGTCGATCTGCGACTGGTGGACGCAACCGGACGTACAGTACATGCACCTGCAATACCGAATAAATTCCCGGCCGGGTTCCACAACATAAGTGCAGACCTCACGCTTTTGGGTGCCGGGGGCTATTGGGTGATGCTCCGCACAGGGGCCGGATCAGCGGTAGAACCCGTTATCGTGGAGTAG
- a CDS encoding sigma-70 family RNA polymerase sigma factor has translation MLGGCPGHFSVCFNGKSYVRVPDLDGASPLLRSEQRIDRTVENDPQRLEEEGWIAAARTDPAAFSPLYHRYHKPIFLFILKRVHDRDLCSDLASQVFLKAMGAIGRYEGRGLPFKAWLYRIALNEVLMHFRKHKGKQYMEVTTPQASALLLSGSEDQEVDRSLDPEVMSVLSSALSRLAPGQAMLIELRFFDGLSFLEMSQVLGVAEAAAKMRTHRVLKTLREYMTKRTRSS, from the coding sequence ATGCTGGGCGGGTGTCCGGGCCACTTCAGCGTGTGCTTCAACGGCAAGTCGTACGTCCGGGTTCCGGACTTGGATGGGGCCTCCCCGTTACTTCGTAGCGAACAGCGCATTGACCGTACGGTGGAGAACGATCCGCAAAGGCTTGAGGAAGAGGGGTGGATCGCCGCTGCCCGTACGGATCCTGCCGCGTTCTCACCGCTCTATCACCGCTATCACAAGCCTATTTTCCTCTTCATCCTCAAGCGGGTGCACGACCGTGATCTGTGCAGCGACCTGGCCTCCCAAGTGTTCTTGAAGGCCATGGGTGCCATAGGTCGCTATGAGGGCAGGGGACTGCCTTTCAAGGCGTGGTTGTACCGCATTGCGCTCAACGAGGTGCTCATGCACTTCCGCAAGCACAAGGGCAAGCAGTACATGGAAGTGACCACCCCGCAGGCATCGGCCTTGCTATTGAGCGGCTCCGAAGACCAAGAGGTGGACAGGTCGCTGGACCCCGAGGTGATGAGCGTGCTGTCGTCGGCATTGTCGAGATTGGCCCCCGGACAAGCCATGCTGATCGAATTGAGGTTCTTCGATGGGCTCAGTTTCCTGGAAATGAGCCAAGTGCTGGGCGTTGCGGAGGCGGCGGCCAAAATGCGCACGCACCGTGTACTGAAGACATTGCGCGAATACATGACGAAACGCACACGATCGAGCTGA